In one window of Nerophis ophidion isolate RoL-2023_Sa linkage group LG05, RoL_Noph_v1.0, whole genome shotgun sequence DNA:
- the stc2a gene encoding stanniocalcin-2a isoform X1 codes for MLFKVVVALLVLSLLEQVMGSDNIDIYDTPPEKPVIHKGRLSLQNTAEIQHCLVSAGDVGCGVFECFENNSCEIRGLQEICMTFLHNAGKFDSQGKSFIKDALKCMAHGLRHKFSCISRKCVSIKEMVFQLQRECYVKHNLCSAAKENVGVMVEMIHFQDLFPKGPYVELVNILLGCGEEVKEALTRSVRLQCEQNWGALCDSLSLCSSLTPPPPSAAAAEQRRSLLPHPPQPEHARPPRHGDKGGKVAFHAHQRGRNHGSRRQGAADAVAAEQEDPQVTDIRR; via the exons ATGTTGTTTAAAGTGGTCGTGGCGCTGCTGGTTCTATCCCTACTGGAGCAAGTCATGGGCTCGGATAATATCGACATTTACGACACTCCGCCGGAGAAGCCCGTCATCCATAAAGGACGCCTGTCCCTGCAGAACACGG CCGAGATCCAGCACTGCCTGGTGAGCGCAGGAGACGTCGGCTGCGGCGTGTTCGAGTGCTTCGAGAACAATTCCTGCGAGATACGAGGGCTGCAGGAGATCTGCATGACGTTCCTGCATAACGCTGGCAAATTTGACTCGCAG GGGAAATCCTTCATCAAAGACGCTCTGAAATGTATGGCCCATGGGCTTCGACATAAGTTCAGCTGCATCAGTAGGAAGTGTGTGTCCATTAAGGAGATGGTGTTCCAGCTGCAGAGAGAGTGTTATGTTAAACACAACCTTTGCTCAGCTGCAAAGGAGAATGTGGGTGTCATGGTGGAGATGATCCATTTCCAAGATCTTTTCCCTAAAGG TCCTTATGTGGAGCTAGTGAATATTCTGCTGGGCTGCGGAGAGGAAGTGAAGGAGGCATTAACCCGCAGCGTCCGGCTCCAGTGCGAGCAGAACTGGGGAGCTTTGTGCGACAGCCTCAGCCTCTGCTCCTCACTGACGCCGCCCCCGCCCAGTGCCGCCGCCGCCGAACAGCGCCGCTCTTTGCTCCCGCACCCACCTCAGCCGGAGCACGCACGCCCCCCGCGGCACGGGGACAAGGGCGGCAAGGTGGCTTTCCACGCCCACCAGCGCGGCCGCAACCACGGGTCGCGGCGCCAGGGTGCAGCAGATGCAGTGGCGGCTGAGCAGGAAGACCCCCAGGTCACCGACATCCGGAGGTGA
- the stc2a gene encoding stanniocalcin-2a isoform X2, producing the protein MSSGPRFSFLELAILMKTISMTQSSEIQHCLVSAGDVGCGVFECFENNSCEIRGLQEICMTFLHNAGKFDSQGKSFIKDALKCMAHGLRHKFSCISRKCVSIKEMVFQLQRECYVKHNLCSAAKENVGVMVEMIHFQDLFPKGPYVELVNILLGCGEEVKEALTRSVRLQCEQNWGALCDSLSLCSSLTPPPPSAAAAEQRRSLLPHPPQPEHARPPRHGDKGGKVAFHAHQRGRNHGSRRQGAADAVAAEQEDPQVTDIRR; encoded by the exons CCGAGATCCAGCACTGCCTGGTGAGCGCAGGAGACGTCGGCTGCGGCGTGTTCGAGTGCTTCGAGAACAATTCCTGCGAGATACGAGGGCTGCAGGAGATCTGCATGACGTTCCTGCATAACGCTGGCAAATTTGACTCGCAG GGGAAATCCTTCATCAAAGACGCTCTGAAATGTATGGCCCATGGGCTTCGACATAAGTTCAGCTGCATCAGTAGGAAGTGTGTGTCCATTAAGGAGATGGTGTTCCAGCTGCAGAGAGAGTGTTATGTTAAACACAACCTTTGCTCAGCTGCAAAGGAGAATGTGGGTGTCATGGTGGAGATGATCCATTTCCAAGATCTTTTCCCTAAAGG TCCTTATGTGGAGCTAGTGAATATTCTGCTGGGCTGCGGAGAGGAAGTGAAGGAGGCATTAACCCGCAGCGTCCGGCTCCAGTGCGAGCAGAACTGGGGAGCTTTGTGCGACAGCCTCAGCCTCTGCTCCTCACTGACGCCGCCCCCGCCCAGTGCCGCCGCCGCCGAACAGCGCCGCTCTTTGCTCCCGCACCCACCTCAGCCGGAGCACGCACGCCCCCCGCGGCACGGGGACAAGGGCGGCAAGGTGGCTTTCCACGCCCACCAGCGCGGCCGCAACCACGGGTCGCGGCGCCAGGGTGCAGCAGATGCAGTGGCGGCTGAGCAGGAAGACCCCCAGGTCACCGACATCCGGAGGTGA